A single genomic interval of Selenobaculum gibii harbors:
- a CDS encoding carbon-nitrogen family hydrolase, with amino-acid sequence MKVSLLQMQIKLGDFTSNQATIHRLIEKSMENKPDIIALPEMWNVGFFPRPLNEYADPNGEKCQSFLSNLAKQYNVNIVGGSIARITDKQLYNTNYTFDRSGNLVASYDKIHLFSPAKEDKLFTAGNKYVVFELDGIRCAVIICYDLRFCELVRSLTVQNVDLLFIPAAWPIERKMHWEILSQARAIENQCFVAAINGSGRFHKFHLCGNSMLINPWGKILEKATEAESIIVAELNLQLLQEIRSSINVFHDRRPDLYFK; translated from the coding sequence ATGAAAGTATCGCTCCTACAAATGCAAATAAAGCTCGGTGATTTCACCTCAAATCAGGCCACTATACATCGCTTAATAGAAAAGAGTATGGAAAATAAGCCTGATATCATCGCATTACCGGAAATGTGGAATGTAGGTTTTTTCCCCCGTCCTTTAAATGAATATGCTGACCCAAACGGAGAGAAATGTCAATCTTTTTTAAGCAATTTAGCCAAACAATATAATGTAAATATCGTCGGTGGATCAATTGCTAGAATTACTGACAAGCAATTGTACAATACGAATTATACCTTTGACCGTTCTGGTAACTTAGTGGCTTCTTATGATAAAATCCATCTTTTTTCTCCCGCAAAGGAAGATAAACTTTTTACCGCTGGAAATAAATACGTTGTCTTTGAACTAGATGGTATAAGATGCGCCGTTATCATTTGTTACGATCTTCGCTTTTGTGAATTAGTCCGCTCACTTACAGTGCAAAATGTAGATTTACTTTTCATTCCCGCAGCTTGGCCTATCGAGCGAAAAATGCATTGGGAAATTTTAAGTCAAGCGCGCGCTATTGAAAATCAATGCTTTGTTGCTGCAATTAACGGCTCAGGAAGATTTCATAAATTTCATCTCTGCGGCAATTCTATGCTCATTAATCCGTGGGGAAAAATCCTTGAAAAAGCAACGGAGGCAGAGTCAATAATTGTCGCCGAGTTAAATTTGCAATTATTACAAGAAATCCGTTCTAGCATTAATGTTTTTCATGACCGTCGTCCTGACCTTTATTTTAAATAA
- the fosX gene encoding FosX/FosE/FosI family fosfomycin resistance hydrolase, translating into MITGISHITFIVKNLDRTANLFKKVFDAKEIYTSEEKKHSLYKEKFFLIGNQWIAIMESEAIVHRTYHHIAFKIEEQDIDIYLKKIKNLNLELKPPRQRISGEGYSIYFYDYDNNLFELHTGTLSQRLTSYEQADNEV; encoded by the coding sequence ATGATTACAGGCATTAGTCATATTACTTTTATCGTAAAAAATCTCGACCGGACTGCTAATCTTTTTAAAAAAGTTTTTGATGCAAAAGAAATCTATACCAGCGAAGAAAAAAAACATTCGCTATATAAAGAAAAATTTTTTCTTATCGGGAATCAATGGATTGCAATTATGGAAAGTGAGGCGATTGTTCACCGGACCTATCACCATATTGCTTTCAAAATAGAGGAACAAGACATAGATATCTACCTCAAAAAAATTAAAAATCTTAACTTGGAGTTAAAACCGCCTAGACAACGTATTTCAGGCGAAGGATATTCAATTTATTTTTATGATTATGACAATAATCTGTTTGAACTGCATACAGGAACATTGTCCCAAAGGTTAACATCATATGAACAGGCAGATAATGAAGTATAA
- a CDS encoding rhodanese-like domain-containing protein: MNKILLLISMIVFLALILAGCANANTQNNVNNEEGGTCVRISGDEAKKIIDENRSVIILDVRTPAEYKIKHIPGAILISNETITNKEIEGIKKSDTVLVYCRSGNRSREASEKLIAMGYKHVYDFGGIDTWQYETESDAYQEK; the protein is encoded by the coding sequence ATGAATAAAATATTGTTATTAATTTCAATGATTGTATTCTTAGCGCTTATATTGGCAGGCTGTGCTAATGCAAATACGCAAAATAACGTAAATAATGAAGAGGGAGGGACTTGTGTGCGAATTTCAGGTGATGAAGCAAAAAAAATCATAGATGAAAATAGAAGTGTGATAATTTTGGATGTGCGGACCCCTGCAGAATATAAGATAAAGCATATTCCAGGCGCGATCCTTATTTCAAATGAAACAATTACAAATAAAGAAATTGAAGGGATAAAAAAATCGGATACAGTTTTAGTTTATTGCCGTAGTGGAAATCGTAGTCGAGAAGCATCGGAAAAACTAATTGCTATGGGGTATAAGCATGTATATGATTTTGGGGGCATCGATACATGGCAATATGAAACGGAGTCTGATGCATACCAAGAAAAATAA
- a CDS encoding phosphoribosylaminoimidazolesuccinocarboxamide synthase, with product MDLVYTGKTKNVYKLEDGNYLLKFKDDVTGTDGVFDPGANTVGLSIEGAGRAGLSLTKYFFEIINAKGIPTHYLSADIENATMTVKPATVFGQGLEVICRYRAVGSFLRRYGKYAQDGQELDAFVEVTLKDDDREDPPITKDALAMLNILSESEYEILKDLTKKIGNIVKETLAEKGIELYDIKFEFGRVGADNHIALIDEISGGNMRAFKNGEYIEPLVLEKLILA from the coding sequence ATGGACTTAGTTTATACAGGGAAAACAAAAAACGTTTACAAACTCGAAGATGGTAACTACTTATTAAAATTTAAAGACGACGTAACTGGTACAGATGGTGTATTTGATCCAGGTGCAAATACTGTAGGTTTATCTATCGAAGGCGCTGGTCGTGCAGGTTTAAGTTTAACAAAGTACTTTTTTGAAATTATAAATGCCAAAGGGATTCCAACACATTACCTCTCTGCGGATATTGAAAATGCAACGATGACAGTAAAACCAGCAACCGTCTTTGGTCAAGGATTAGAAGTTATCTGCCGTTATCGCGCAGTCGGTAGTTTTTTACGCCGTTATGGAAAGTACGCTCAAGATGGACAAGAATTAGATGCTTTTGTTGAAGTTACATTAAAAGACGACGATCGCGAAGATCCACCAATTACTAAAGATGCATTAGCTATGCTTAACATCTTAAGCGAATCCGAATATGAAATATTAAAAGATTTAACAAAGAAAATTGGCAATATTGTAAAAGAAACGCTTGCCGAAAAAGGCATCGAACTTTATGATATCAAATTTGAATTCGGGCGTGTTGGCGCAGACAATCATATCGCTTTAATTGATGAAATTTCCGGCGGGAATATGCGTGCATTTAAGAATGGCGAATATATCGAACCATTAGTATTAGAAAAATTAATCTTAGCTTAA
- a CDS encoding cation diffusion facilitator family transporter has product MTEESSNALKRRTAWLSIISNTTLVILKLIVGLYTGAVSLISEAAHSGIDLVAAIIAFYAVKKAVEPPDKEHAYGHGKYENLSSAIEALLIVFAAIWIVYEAAQKMKHLTEPEYLEYGIIIMGISIVVNYFVSKRLMHVARLTHSQALEADGLHLQADIWTSIGVLFGLVAIKVTGWLWIDPVIAIIVATIIFKAGYDMTVASAKELTDMSLPSEDERILSDIFQAQPEIRGFHQLRTRRSGAYRILDVHILLDREMPLHEVHEICDQLENKIKQSLGTMCDVTIHAEPYGDVPNRSLK; this is encoded by the coding sequence ATGACAGAGGAAAGCAGCAATGCATTGAAAAGACGTACGGCATGGTTGTCTATTATTTCAAATACAACGCTTGTCATTTTGAAATTAATTGTAGGTTTATATACTGGTGCAGTCAGCCTTATCTCAGAAGCAGCACATTCGGGGATTGATTTAGTTGCAGCTATCATAGCATTTTATGCGGTCAAAAAGGCGGTTGAGCCACCAGATAAGGAGCATGCATATGGGCATGGTAAATATGAAAATTTATCCAGTGCAATAGAAGCGCTGTTAATTGTTTTTGCAGCAATTTGGATTGTTTATGAGGCTGCACAGAAAATGAAACATTTAACAGAGCCAGAATATCTCGAATATGGGATTATCATTATGGGAATCTCGATTGTTGTAAACTATTTTGTTTCTAAACGATTGATGCATGTAGCGAGACTTACACATTCTCAAGCTTTAGAAGCAGATGGATTGCATTTGCAAGCGGATATTTGGACTTCGATTGGAGTTCTTTTTGGATTAGTAGCGATAAAAGTTACGGGCTGGTTATGGATTGACCCTGTTATCGCAATTATTGTGGCAACGATTATTTTTAAAGCTGGTTATGACATGACGGTTGCAAGTGCAAAGGAACTTACTGATATGAGCCTGCCGTCAGAGGATGAGAGGATATTATCTGATATTTTTCAAGCCCAGCCTGAGATTCGAGGATTTCATCAATTGAGAACGCGTAGGTCAGGTGCATATAGAATTTTAGATGTGCATATTCTGCTTGACCGCGAGATGCCCTTGCATGAGGTACATGAGATCTGTGATCAATTGGAGAATAAAATTAAACAATCTCTAGGTACGATGTGTGATGTGACTATTCATGCGGAACCTTATGGAGATGTGCCAAATAGATCGTTAAAGTAA